One window of Manihot esculenta cultivar AM560-2 chromosome 17, M.esculenta_v8, whole genome shotgun sequence genomic DNA carries:
- the LOC110604497 gene encoding B3 domain-containing transcription factor LEC2: MENPFSPLSIDTSNTTYDSESKMGGSQNSSTSTPPASSIYGPLSYPSTSSCSSTQPYHCPVEYSMLPPFQSLQFPQAYPQGHTGQYSPSTYPLYPCWFLQNGIEKSCFLQPNGVSIEQERRVLDAYKTKVARTKRKLARQRSLGKNASSGANLSQVDTRRLSLNGGNNNGQAGLSNININRDLYKICTPDNKRLRVLLSKELKNSDVGSLGRIVLPKRGAEENLPILSDKEGMQVVIRDLNSPKEWSLKFKFWSNNKSRMYVLENTGDFVKQNGLEIGDSLTLYEDECKNLYFSIKKVKTPQIEVSYNQNSTNQNYLYIPHMYQARDEEEASLQLLIEQLNHKEQQEANSLVTLSMDIASSYRRKEEERLSPFNNLTSISFYSQPAPAAMEASSSPHNTMRILDDHYIDDCYSGLDVLPDVNRYNF, translated from the exons ATGGAGAATCCTTTTTCACCTTTATCCATAGATACTAGCAACACCACCTATGATAGCGAATCAAAAATGGGGGGTTCTCAAAATTCATCAACATCAACACCCCCGGCCTCCTCTATCTATGGACCACTGAGCTATCCATCAACATCTTCATGTTCATCAACTCAGCCTTACCATTGTCCAGTAGAATACAGCATGCTACCACCTTTTCAAAGCTTGCAGTTTCCACAAGCATATCCTCAAGGCCACACTGGCCAGTACTCACCATCAACATATCCTTTGTATCCGTGCTGGTTTTTGCAGAATGGGATTGAAAAATCATGCTTTTTGCAGCCAAATGGGGTGTCAATAGAGCAAGAAAGGAGAGTTCTTGATGCATACAAGACCAAGGTTGCAAGGACTAAGCGAAAACTTGCACGCCAAAGGAGCCTTGGCAAAAATGCTTCTTCTGGTGCTAATTTGTCTCAGGTTGATACAAGGAGATTATCCTTGAATGGTGGTAACAACAATGGGCAAGCTGGCCTGAGCAACATCAACATCAACAGAGATCTTTATAAAATCTGCACTCCAGATAACAAG AGACTGAGGGTGTTGCTAAGTAAAGAGTTGAAGAACAGTGATGTTGGGTCTCTTGGAAGGATTGTCCTTCCAAAG AGAGGAGCAGAGGAAAATCTTCCaattctttctgacaaagaagGCATGCAAGTAGTGATTAGAGATCTAAACTCTCCTAAAGAGTGGAGCTTGAAGTTCAA ATTTTGGTCTAACAACAAGAGCagaatgtatgttcttgaaaaCACAG GAGATTTTGTAAAGCAAAATGGGCTGGAGATTGGAGATTCCCTTACACTTTAcgaggatgagtgcaagaatcTC TATTTCTCCATCAAGAAGGTGAAAACACCGCAAATCGAGGTGTCATACAACCAAAACTCGACAAACCAAAACTACCTATACATACCACATATGTACCAAGCTAGGGATGAAGAAGAAGCATCTCTGCAACTACTTATAGAACAACTTAATCATAAAGAACAGCAAGAAGCTAACAGCCTTGTGACTTTGTCTATGGATATTGCTTCTTCTTATAGGCGCAAAGAGGAAGAGAGACTCAGTCCATTCAACAATTTAACCAGCATTAGTTTCTATTCCCAACCAGCACCTGCAGCTATGGAAGCCTCATCTTCACCACACAATACAATGAGAATTTTAGATGATCACTACATTGATGACTGCTATAGTGGCCTTGATGTTCTTCCTGATGTCAATAGGTATAATTTTTAG
- the LOC110605689 gene encoding embryonic protein DC-8 codes for MTAIFMTKVTMFNLSKTFRHPPSIFLRSTGKVSRVCFTSASKYNEGRNAAEENSGRASDYTDIAKETTKEGVERAREGAEQAREQSEEVKEKAKELAGEMKEKAKGYAHETKESAKGASQSAAEKTKEGAHKAAENAEKTKEKAKDYAYDAKEKTKEGTERVAESAHDVKEKVKDYSETAADKARDGTIKVVETVGSVGEKAKQTVKGAWDAAKGTTQKIKETVVGKDHDSDDDDKREKTMDEDVVDLRRREGGGESNKDAKK; via the exons ATGACAGCTATTTTCATGACCAAAGTCACCATGTTTAATCTCTCAAAAACCTTCCGTCACCCTCCTTCTATCTTTCTTCGATCTACCGGAAAAGTTTCTCGGGTCTGCTTCACTTCTGCTTCCAAATATAATGAG GGAAGAAATGCAGCGGAGGAGAACAGTGGCAGAGCGTCGGATTACACTGATATAGCCAAAGAAACTACCAAGGAAGGCGTTGAGAGAGCCAGGGAAGGGGCTGAGCAGGCAAGAGAACAGTCCGAGGAAGTGAAAGAGAAGGCTAAAGAACTAGCAggggaaatgaaagaaaaggccAAAGGATACGCACACGAGACCAAGGAAAGCGCCAAAGGCGCTTCTCAATCAGCGGCGGAGAAGACCAAGGAAGGCGCTCATAAAGCAGCAGAGAACGCAGAGAAAACGAAAGAGAAAGCAAAAGATTATGCATATGACGCCAAGGAGAAGACGAAAGAAGGGACAGAGAGAGTGGCGGAGTCTGCACATGATGTGAAAGAGAAGGTCAAAGATTACTCAGAAACAGCAGCTGACAAGGCAAGAGATGGGACAATTAAGGTGGTGGAAACGGTGGGTAGTGTAGGAGAGAAGGCGAAGCAGACGGTGAAGGGAGCATGGGACGCAGCGAAGGGAACTACACAGAAGATAAAGGAAACTGTGGTGGGGAAAGATCACGacagtgatgatgatgataaacGGGAGAAGACGATGGATGAGGATGTGGTGGACTTGAGGCGGCGTGAGGGTGGAGGCGAGAGCAATAAAGATGcgaaaaagtga